One window of Papaver somniferum cultivar HN1 chromosome 9, ASM357369v1, whole genome shotgun sequence genomic DNA carries:
- the LOC113308738 gene encoding putative F-box protein At1g32420, whose amino-acid sequence MECKGGTEVQAVAAPGNKKTSAVNRNKGSYGDDISSSIHCLLLNKDNLVGAGNSSCSNRLDDDTIVCEMLSRLPVKSLTRFKCVCKHWLYLIEQDPYFIDLHLSRSNTRTSLFYVISPSTKDQRDAKFTHKGHDQFLLTADLSFEGVGRVEVQTIRKTNMFRCNQILGSINGLICFVDTNKYAVRIYNISTREASPWIHSKLLLNEKEKHPTIDTQRIHGTSYRFGYDPATKEYKVLCIWRITFRKAGLSLKGENDVVDDYDKISVCEILTSGNSTWRKIDAVPPCNLGEGIPDVYANGSIYWCTKMWLGCPISIAAFDFGTEKFRMIEIPKLIRDQPLDPDPLYHHYVSLLELDGCLGIIRRISDYVCKLWIFNDDHHRQRDNEKVGGEIWSEETIPLPFPWDRTRWLYFSEVVGTYELILRDYQIVGGRISRIPLYSYHRKEKSFKEIKTDGSPFLDPDAYSFEKLTTYVENLVPVRQQRRNN is encoded by the coding sequence ATGGAATGCAAAGGGGGTACTGAAGTGCAAGCGGTTGCCGCACCTGGCAATAAAAAAACCTCTGCAGTCAACAGGAACAAAGGGAGCTATGGTGATGATATCTCTAGTTCAATCCATTGTCTTCTTCTGAATAAGGATAACCTTGTCGGTGCTGGTAACTCTAGCTGCAGTAATAGGCTTGATGATGATACAATAGTTTGCGAGATGCTAAGTAGACTCCCTGTGAAGTCGCTGACACGGTTCAAGTGCGTATGCAAACATTGGTTGTATTTGATCGAACAAGACCCATACTTCATTGATTTACATCTTAGTCGATCAAATACACGCACATCTCTTTTCTATGTGATTTCACCGTCAACAAAGGATCAGCGCGACGCAAAATTCACACATAAGGGACATGATCAGTTTCTCTTGACGGCAGATTTATCTTTTGAAGGGGTAGGCAGAGTAGAGGTCCAGACCATAAGGAAGACAAATATGTTCCGTTGTAATCAAATTTTGGGATCCATAAATGGTTTGATATGTTTCGTCGACACAAACAAGTATGCTGTTCGCATATATAATATCAGCACAAGAGAAGCATCGCCGTGGATACATTCAAAATTATTACTAAATGAGAAGGAAAAGCATCCTACCATAGATACACAACGTATTCATGGTACAAGCTATAGATTTGGATATGATCCAGCCACCAAGGAATACAAAGTGTTATGTATCTGGCGTATAACTTTCAGAAAAGCCGGATTATCGCTAAAAGGAGAAAACGACGTCGTTGACGACTATGACAAAATTTCAGTCTGCGAGATCTTGACTTCAGGCAATAGTACATGGAGAAAAATTGATGCCGTGCCACCTTGTAATCTAGGGGAAGGTATTCCCGATGTGTACGCAAATGGCTCTATTTATTGGTGCACTAAGATGTGGCTCGGTTGTCCTATAAGCATAGCAGCATTTGATTTTGGAACTGAGAAGTTTAGAATGATCGAAATCCCTAAACTCATTCGGGATCAACCTTTGGATCCTGATCCACTTTACCACCACTACGTTAGTCTATTGGAATTGGATGGATGTTTAGGTATAATTCGTAGAATAAGTGATTACGTTTGCAAGCTATGGATATTTAATGATGATCATCATCGTCAAAGAGACAACGAGAAGGTGGGTGGTGAAATCTGGAGTGAAGAGACTATCCCTTTACCTTTTCCTTGGGATAGAACCCGGTGGCTTTATTTTAGTGAGGTTGTTGGGACATATGAGTTAATCTTAAGAGACTATCAAATTGTTGGGGGACGCATAAGCCGTATCCCTCTTTATTCTTACCATCGGAAAGAAAAGAGTTTCAAAGAGATTAAAACCGATGGCTCCCCCTTTTTAGATCCAGATGCTTACTCTTTTGAAAAGCTTACAACATATGTGGAAAACCTTGTACCTGTTCGACAGCAGAGAAGAAACAATTAG